In Delphinus delphis chromosome 18, mDelDel1.2, whole genome shotgun sequence, the following proteins share a genomic window:
- the LOC132413838 gene encoding signal transducer CD24-like has translation MGKAMVARLGLGLLLLALLLPTQIYSNQTTVVTPSSNSSQHTSAAPNPANATTKASAGTLQSTAGLLVISLSLLHLYC, from the coding sequence ATGGGCAAAGCGATGGTGGCCAGGCTTGGACTGGGGCTGCTGCTTCTGGCACTGCTCTTACCTACGCAGATTTATTCAAATCAAACAACTGTTGTAACGCCTTCAAGTAATTCCTCCCAGCATACCTCAGCTGCCCCCAATCCAGCGAATGCCACCACCAAGGCAAGTGCCGGTACTCTGCAGTCAACAGCCGGTCTCTTGGTGATCTCGCTCTCCCTTCTACATCTCTACTGTTAA